A genomic stretch from Anomalospiza imberbis isolate Cuckoo-Finch-1a 21T00152 chromosome 31, ASM3175350v1, whole genome shotgun sequence includes:
- the LOC137463895 gene encoding heat shock factor protein 5-like: MAELPLPAGLRASAFPAKLWRLANSPRVRSVRWDSRARGLLIHRSLFERELLSPGDAHGAGSEGAGPAPDSFQATQFGSFVRQLNLYGFHKVPGGVGSAEPGDAGSWLHFRNPNFRRDRPDLLLRIKRLTRANRQRLAAGREVRSHQPSRFQQLRTEREVPSFPAGQPPRAVLSYQDLAAPHLRV; this comes from the exons atggcggagctgccgctgcccgccgggctcagagccagcgccttccccgccaagctgtggcgcctggcgaacagcccccgcgtccgctccgtgcgctgggacagccgggcccgggggctgctcatccaccgctccctcttcgagcgggagctgctcagcccgggcgacgcccacGGGGCGGGCagtgagggggcggggccggccccggaCTCCTTCCAAGCCACGCAGTTCGGCAGCTTCGTGCGGCAGCTCAACCTCTACGGCTTCCACAAGGTGCCGGGCGgggttggctcagctgagcCGGGCGATGCCGGCAGCTGGCTCCACTTCAGGAACCCCAactttcgccgcgaccgccccgacctcctgctccgcatcaagCGCCTGACCagggccaacaggcagcggctggcggcggggcgggaggtgcgcagccaccagcccagccgcttccagcagctgcgcACGGAGCGGGAGGTGCCCTCCTTCCCCGCCGGGCAGCCGCCCAGAGCCG TGCTCTCCTACCAGGACCTCGCTGCTCCTCACCTCAGGGTTTAG